In Paraburkholderia phenazinium, the following are encoded in one genomic region:
- the ppk1 gene encoding polyphosphate kinase 1 — protein sequence MSTRYPLLNRELGILGFNERVLAQAADPAVPLLERLRFICITSSNLDEFFEVRMAGLQEQMRDNPGALSPDGMSLQHVYDLVVERAQKLVHRQYRMLHDTVLSALEQEGIYFHGTEAWNEAQTEWARNYFFDELLPVLTPIGLDPAHPFPRVLNKSLNFVVELEGKDAFGRQALMGIVQAPRALPRLVRMPQELSGYPHGFVLLSSLLQRFVGELFPNLVVRSCNQFRITRNSELFVDEDEITNLRVALQGELPARHLGNAVRLEVSADTPAHLVQRLLDESSLSDKDCYFVDGPVNLVRLMQLPEMVDRPDLKFVPHIPSIPPQIANSASLFDVIDQGDVLLHHPYESFQPVLELLLQAAKDPNVMAIKQTIYRTGTDSPLMDALMQAARNGKEVTVVVELLARFDEETNINWAAQLEAVGAHVVYGVVGHKCHAKMMLIVRRVSHNGKTTLKRYAHLGTGNYHPRTARLYSDFGLMTSDQNICEDVHHVFQQLTGIGGELKLHELWQSPFTLHPKLIEAIRAEAEHARAGKKARIVAKMNALLEPTVIAELYEASMAGVKIDLIVRGVCSLQPGVPGLSENITVRSIVGRFLEHHRIFYFYNEGKENVYLSSADWMDRNFFRRVEVAFPINNRRLKRRVIAEGLSAFLGDNQSAWLMQSDGHYRRRRPGKSSRNAQMSLLGKFCS from the coding sequence ATGTCCACCCGCTACCCTCTGTTGAATCGCGAACTGGGCATCCTGGGTTTTAACGAGCGCGTGCTGGCGCAAGCCGCCGATCCCGCCGTCCCCTTGCTCGAACGCCTCCGTTTCATCTGCATCACCAGCAGCAATCTCGACGAATTCTTCGAAGTCCGCATGGCCGGGCTGCAGGAGCAGATGCGCGACAACCCGGGTGCGCTGTCGCCGGACGGCATGTCGCTGCAGCACGTCTACGACCTCGTGGTCGAGCGTGCGCAGAAGCTCGTGCATCGCCAGTACCGCATGCTGCACGACACAGTACTCTCCGCGCTTGAACAGGAAGGGATTTATTTTCACGGCACGGAAGCATGGAACGAAGCGCAGACCGAATGGGCGCGCAATTACTTCTTCGACGAACTGCTGCCGGTCCTGACGCCGATCGGCCTCGACCCCGCGCATCCGTTTCCGCGCGTGCTCAACAAGAGCCTGAACTTTGTCGTCGAACTGGAAGGCAAGGATGCCTTCGGCCGCCAGGCGCTGATGGGCATCGTGCAGGCACCGCGTGCCCTGCCGCGGCTCGTGCGCATGCCGCAGGAACTGTCGGGCTATCCGCACGGCTTCGTGCTGCTGAGCTCGCTGCTGCAGCGCTTTGTGGGCGAGCTGTTTCCCAATCTGGTGGTGCGTAGCTGCAACCAGTTCCGCATCACGCGCAATAGCGAACTGTTCGTCGACGAAGACGAAATCACCAATCTGCGCGTCGCGCTGCAAGGCGAATTGCCGGCGCGGCATCTGGGCAACGCCGTGCGCCTCGAAGTGTCGGCGGATACGCCTGCGCATCTGGTGCAGCGCCTGCTCGACGAAAGCAGCCTGTCCGACAAGGACTGCTACTTCGTCGACGGCCCCGTCAATCTGGTGCGGCTCATGCAGTTGCCGGAGATGGTGGACCGGCCCGATCTGAAATTCGTCCCGCACATTCCGTCCATCCCGCCGCAGATCGCCAATAGCGCGAGCCTGTTCGACGTGATCGATCAAGGCGACGTGCTGCTGCATCATCCGTACGAAAGCTTCCAGCCGGTGCTCGAACTGCTGTTGCAGGCGGCCAAAGACCCGAACGTGATGGCGATCAAGCAGACCATCTATCGCACCGGCACTGACTCCCCGCTGATGGACGCGCTGATGCAGGCCGCGCGCAACGGCAAGGAAGTCACCGTGGTGGTGGAGCTACTCGCGCGCTTCGACGAAGAAACCAATATCAACTGGGCGGCGCAACTGGAAGCCGTGGGCGCGCACGTCGTGTACGGCGTGGTGGGCCACAAGTGCCACGCGAAGATGATGCTGATCGTGCGGCGCGTGTCGCACAACGGCAAGACGACGCTCAAGCGTTACGCCCACCTCGGCACCGGCAACTATCATCCGCGCACTGCGCGCCTCTACAGCGACTTCGGCCTGATGACGTCGGACCAGAATATCTGCGAAGACGTCCACCACGTGTTCCAGCAGTTGACCGGCATCGGCGGCGAACTGAAGCTGCACGAGCTGTGGCAGTCGCCGTTCACGCTGCATCCGAAGCTCATCGAAGCGATTCGCGCCGAGGCGGAGCATGCGCGCGCCGGCAAGAAGGCGCGCATCGTCGCCAAGATGAATGCGCTGCTCGAACCGACCGTGATTGCCGAGTTGTACGAAGCATCGATGGCGGGCGTGAAGATCGATCTGATCGTGCGCGGCGTGTGTTCGCTGCAACCTGGCGTGCCGGGGCTCTCGGAGAACATTACGGTACGCTCGATCGTCGGGCGCTTCCTCGAACACCACCGGATTTTCTACTTCTACAACGAGGGCAAGGAAAACGTGTATCTGTCCAGCGCCGACTGGATGGACCGCAATTTCTTCCGGCGTGTCGAAGTGGCGTTTCCGATCAACAATCGCCGCCTGAAGCGCCGCGTGATCGCCGAGGGTCTGTCGGCCTTCCTCGGCGACAATCAATCGGCGTGGCTCATGCAAAGCGACGGCCACTACCGCCGCCGTCGGCCGGGCAAGTCGTCGCGCAATGCGCAGATGAGTCTGCTGGGGAAGTTCTGTTCCTGA